One region of bacterium genomic DNA includes:
- a CDS encoding VCBS repeat-containing protein has translation MKKICILLICSALMVFGQSWNRVLEEYVGGILLAGAYSGSVNYSRPFWVDIDDDNDYDFFIGGEHGGLHYYRNDGTASAPDWTFMTEFYQSIDVENRSIEAFVDIDNDSDYDLFFGEQDGNINYYRNDGTAASAVFIFVTDNYAGISVGSFSAPYFCDIDGDNDFDLFIGRQDGTITYYRNDGTVTVPSWTFVSNTWFSIDVITRSIPWFADIDADNDYDLFVGCAEGTVYFYRNTGTPASPNMVYVTSNYTSDVGNTSAPSFVDIDNDGDLDLFIGEYIGNVNWYRNTGNASSPSWSFVRRHYVDIDMNSSCTPTLVDIDNDGDKDLFAGEWVGFIDYYQNSGTTANHQWTMISENYDSIDVGDNSVPTFVKIDGDNDYDMFIGNLLGNIYYYRNDGSVTTPDFTRIDSNYNNIDVGDYAASVFVDIDNDNDKDMFIGCLDGTIWYYRNDGSSSTPSWTYVSNNYSGIDVGDRSIPRFADLDNDGDFDLFIGEGYGTTYHYQNTGTPSSPSFALVTSALGGINVEENTCPDLADIDADGDLDLFIGERWGGLNLYLQIVTDVIPPMRPDIVSVVKTSNNVRLTWRKVTTDTLDNVENMRGYVVYRNTVPSYAPGSADSVGFVNQPDTFFTNISVLSSFQNYYYLVKAVDQTNNRSYPSNMGFKFRQVLNENVSLTDKNWVSLPYRNNYPNISDFYTDIALSNCYGIRK, from the coding sequence ATGAAGAAAATTTGTATTTTACTGATATGTTCCGCATTAATGGTGTTCGGCCAGAGCTGGAACCGGGTCCTTGAAGAATATGTCGGCGGCATCCTGCTCGCCGGCGCATATTCAGGGAGCGTCAATTACTCGCGGCCTTTCTGGGTGGATATCGATGACGACAATGACTACGATTTTTTCATCGGGGGCGAGCATGGCGGTCTTCATTATTATAGGAATGACGGGACCGCGAGCGCCCCTGACTGGACGTTCATGACCGAATTTTACCAATCCATCGATGTCGAGAACCGCTCGATAGAGGCGTTCGTGGATATCGATAATGATAGTGATTACGATCTGTTCTTTGGCGAACAGGATGGCAACATCAACTATTACCGGAACGACGGCACAGCGGCAAGCGCCGTTTTTATATTTGTCACTGACAACTATGCGGGCATCAGCGTAGGTTCTTTCTCCGCGCCTTATTTCTGCGATATCGATGGTGACAATGATTTTGACCTTTTTATCGGACGGCAGGACGGCACGATAACCTATTACCGGAATGATGGTACAGTAACAGTACCTTCCTGGACGTTCGTTTCCAATACCTGGTTCTCCATAGACGTTATTACCCGCAGCATACCATGGTTCGCGGATATCGACGCGGATAACGATTATGATCTGTTCGTCGGCTGCGCCGAAGGCACGGTGTATTTCTACCGAAACACTGGCACTCCGGCATCGCCCAATATGGTTTACGTCACGAGTAATTACACGTCTGACGTGGGCAACACCAGCGCGCCGTCCTTCGTGGATATCGACAATGACGGCGATCTTGATCTGTTCATCGGCGAGTACATCGGCAACGTCAACTGGTACCGGAATACCGGTAATGCCAGCAGCCCTTCCTGGAGTTTCGTGAGAAGGCACTATGTGGACATCGACATGAATTCGTCATGCACGCCGACGCTGGTGGACATCGACAATGACGGTGACAAAGATCTTTTCGCCGGCGAGTGGGTTGGTTTCATCGATTACTACCAGAATTCCGGAACGACCGCAAACCACCAGTGGACCATGATCAGCGAGAATTATGACAGTATTGATGTTGGAGATAACAGCGTGCCGACGTTCGTTAAGATCGATGGCGATAATGATTATGATATGTTCATCGGCAACCTGCTGGGCAACATCTATTACTACCGCAATGACGGCAGCGTTACGACACCCGATTTTACCCGGATAGACAGTAATTACAACAACATTGACGTCGGAGATTACGCCGCGTCCGTGTTCGTGGATATTGACAACGACAATGACAAGGACATGTTCATCGGCTGTCTGGACGGAACGATCTGGTATTACCGGAACGATGGCTCATCTTCAACCCCATCCTGGACCTATGTTTCCAATAACTATTCAGGCATCGATGTCGGCGACCGCAGTATACCGCGGTTTGCCGACCTGGATAATGATGGCGATTTTGACCTATTCATCGGTGAGGGTTATGGGACGACATATCATTACCAGAATACCGGTACGCCTTCAAGTCCGTCATTTGCGTTGGTAACCAGCGCGCTTGGCGGCATCAATGTCGAGGAAAATACCTGTCCTGATCTTGCGGATATCGACGCGGACGGCGACCTTGATCTGTTCATCGGCGAAAGATGGGGCGGTCTTAACCTGTATCTTCAGATAGTAACCGATGTCATCCCGCCCATGCGACCGGATATAGTCAGCGTCGTTAAAACGAGCAATAATGTAAGGTTGACCTGGAGAAAGGTCACGACCGATACGCTGGACAACGTTGAAAATATGAGAGGATATGTGGTTTACCGCAACACCGTTCCCAGTTATGCGCCAGGTTCAGCCGATTCAGTCGGGTTTGTCAATCAGCCGGACACGTTTTTTACCAATATAAGCGTCTTGAGTTCATTTCAAAATTACTATTACTTGGTCAAGGCGGTTGACCAGACCAATAACCGGTCTTATCCATCGAATATGGGCTTCAAGTTTCGGCAGGTATTAAACGAGAATGTATCATTAACGGACAAGAACTGGGTGTCGTTGCCATACCGTAACAATTATCCGAATATCTCGGATTTCTATACGGACATTGCTTTGAGTAATTGTTATGGGATCCGGAAA